In Salipiger sp. H15, the sequence CGTCGTCGAGTTGCTGCATCAGCGCCGAGCCACGCTTCTCGCCGAGGCAGAGGAAGAGGATCGCGGCCTTCTGCGGGCCGGTGAGCTTGCGCCGAGGGGCCTGCGCGGCGGCATCGGTCGTCGTTGTGCGTTGGACGTTCGCAACAGCCATCAGGCGGCTCCAATCATGTCTTTCATCCCGCCCCGGAGAGCGGCAGATAACTTTCCATCAGGCTTCCGGCCAGCATGTACCAGCCGTCGATCAGCACGAAGAAGATCACCTTGAACGGCAGCGAGATCAGCACCGGCGGCAGCATCATCATGCCCGCGCTCATCAGCACCGAGGCGACGATCAGGTCGATCACCAGGAAGGGCAGGTAGATCAGGAAGCCGATCGAGAAGGCGCGGCGCAGCTCAGAGATCATGAAGGCGGGCACCAGCTCGCGCCAGCCCACGGCCTCGGCGCCCTCGGGCAGGGGGCCGGGCTCGACCGCCGCGCCGCCCGCGTCGCTGCGCGCGGCGATGTCGTGGAAGAGCGCCAGGTCCTTCTCGCGCGTGTTGGCGTACATGAAGGTCTTGAACGGCTGGCCGATCCGCGCCAGCGCCTGCTCCTCGGTGATCGAGTTCTCCATCAGCGGCTGCACGCCGCCCTCCCAGGCGTCCTCGAAGACCGGCTGCATGACGAAGAAGGTCATGAACAGCGCCATCGAGGTCAGCACCATGTTGGGCGGGGTCTGGTTGAGACCCAGTGCCGAGCGCAGCATGGAGAAGACGATCACGAACCGGGTGAAGCTGGTCATGATGACCAGCAGGCCCGGGGCGAGCGACAGCACGGTCATCGCCGCGATCAGCTGGATGATCCGCCCCGAGAGCGAGGCGCGCTCGTCCGAGCCCGCGGGGGCCGAGCTCAGCGCGTCGCCGATCGCGCCCAGCAGGTCCGAGCCCGCCGATTGCGCATGGGCCGAGCCCGCGGCCACGACGAACAGCCCCGCCGCCAGAAGCAGGCAGGTCAGCGCCGTTCCCCACTGGCCGCGGTTCCGGGTCATTCCTCGGACACGTAGTCCTTGACGATCTCGATCAGCGAGACGCCAAGCCGGTCGTCGGGCAGCCGCACGAGGTCGCCGCGCGCCACGAGCCGCTCGTTGATCATCACCTCGACCGGCTGGCCGATGCTCTTGTCGAGCTCGATGATCGAGCCGCGGCTGAGCTTCAGCAGCTGCGCGATCGGCATGCGGGTCTGGCCGAGCACGATCTGCACGTTGAGCCCGACATTGAGCATCGCATCGATGCCCTGTCCGCTCTCCGCCGCCTTGGGGGCCGCCGCCGCAGCGCCGGTTTCCGGCTTGGCCGTCTCGGTTTCGTCCACCATCTCTTAGTCTCCTGCCTGATCTTGCCCGATCGCCGCGTCCAAGCGCGCCTTGCTGTCCTCGAGTGCGCCGAGGATGCGACCGCAGATGTCGTTGAAGCTGTAGCTCATCACGCCGTGGTCCCACTCGGCGCGCACGTCGCCGATGGCGAGCGCCGGGTCGGGCTTCACCTCGACGCGGCCGCCGAAGCCGGACTGGCGGGCGATGCGATGTATTTCGGTGCCGCTGGTCTCGGTCACCTCGGGGGCGAACCAGAGCTTCAGCTCGGCCGAGCCGAGCGCCATGCGCACCGCGCCGCGCGCCTCCTGCAGCGCCTCGGCCTCCGCCAGCGCGGCGCCGGTGGCCGGGGCGACCTGCCGCAGCACCGAGAGCGCGAAG encodes:
- the fliP gene encoding flagellar type III secretion system pore protein FliP (The bacterial flagellar biogenesis protein FliP forms a type III secretion system (T3SS)-type pore required for flagellar assembly.), producing the protein MTRNRGQWGTALTCLLLAAGLFVVAAGSAHAQSAGSDLLGAIGDALSSAPAGSDERASLSGRIIQLIAAMTVLSLAPGLLVIMTSFTRFVIVFSMLRSALGLNQTPPNMVLTSMALFMTFFVMQPVFEDAWEGGVQPLMENSITEEQALARIGQPFKTFMYANTREKDLALFHDIAARSDAGGAAVEPGPLPEGAEAVGWRELVPAFMISELRRAFSIGFLIYLPFLVIDLIVASVLMSAGMMMLPPVLISLPFKVIFFVLIDGWYMLAGSLMESYLPLSGAG
- a CDS encoding FliM/FliN family flagellar motor switch protein, producing the protein MVDETETAKPETGAAAAAPKAAESGQGIDAMLNVGLNVQIVLGQTRMPIAQLLKLSRGSIIELDKSIGQPVEVMINERLVARGDLVRLPDDRLGVSLIEIVKDYVSEE